One genomic region from Clostridium saccharobutylicum DSM 13864 encodes:
- a CDS encoding ATP-binding protein, whose amino-acid sequence MASFYIERIIATGTNRTPSVVTLKPGLNIICGASDTGKTAILKSIKFIFGGDKPFPKETGFDNITMKVATLNGYITFKRKLGKNTVNVISEVDFINSGEYDIEYNDKEGNKRPVVNSVWLKIIGINRVPMIIKNKDFVRRHLKWTTFLRSFYLNEDDIGTSESIMLPSQNTAAPLFLSALVFLFTGQDFADMDVQETAAISVARKNAVETFVNKHVSIVSKKRNALQEELKAFNSVDIECKIQCLVDKLSDAEAAINAATEESKDLLSTLLEYKEKEAECQMIYSRYQSLKSQYISDIQRLTFITEGESLMKDVPSNNDKCPFCDSAITPKSRKSYIEASRSELARIISQLQGLNESESDITSELNEVRGKLEKLKNSRSEIELLIEAELTPHANELKAAIAKYRTYIQLQNKIEILHTVSQDLQATLIEELETPKEKIVFRPKDHFPKDFNTKINDYAYNILEECQYQGLNTVHFNLGRFDLEVNGERKSESHGKGYRAFINTVLGLVFRHYYINNAIYNPGLFIVDSPLLGLDQGIDDQNPESMKKGLLQYFIKHQSEGQTIIVENSKDLPDIDYEAAGAKVIEFTHNNYVSKYKESRYGFLIGIVGKENA is encoded by the coding sequence ATGGCATCATTTTATATAGAACGAATTATTGCTACTGGTACAAACAGAACCCCGTCTGTCGTTACCTTAAAACCTGGATTAAATATTATCTGTGGTGCTTCAGACACCGGGAAAACAGCAATTTTAAAGTCAATTAAATTTATTTTTGGTGGGGATAAGCCATTTCCTAAAGAAACAGGATTTGATAACATCACTATGAAAGTAGCTACATTAAACGGTTATATTACTTTTAAGCGTAAACTAGGTAAAAACACAGTAAATGTCATATCCGAAGTCGATTTCATTAATAGCGGTGAATATGACATCGAATATAACGATAAAGAAGGCAATAAACGTCCCGTTGTCAACTCTGTTTGGTTAAAAATCATTGGTATAAATCGTGTACCAATGATTATCAAAAATAAGGATTTTGTAAGAAGACATTTAAAATGGACTACTTTCCTTCGTTCTTTTTATTTAAATGAAGATGATATAGGTACATCTGAATCAATAATGCTTCCATCACAAAACACTGCTGCACCTTTATTTTTATCAGCACTTGTCTTTTTATTTACAGGACAAGATTTTGCAGATATGGACGTTCAAGAAACTGCAGCAATTTCAGTAGCACGAAAAAATGCTGTAGAAACATTTGTAAATAAACACGTTTCTATAGTATCCAAAAAACGTAATGCACTTCAAGAAGAACTCAAAGCATTTAATAGTGTTGATATAGAATGTAAAATTCAGTGTCTTGTAGATAAACTTTCTGATGCAGAAGCTGCTATCAATGCTGCTACTGAAGAAAGCAAAGATTTACTTAGCACATTATTGGAATATAAAGAAAAAGAGGCTGAGTGCCAGATGATTTACTCCCGCTACCAGTCACTTAAATCCCAATATATTTCTGATATTCAACGCTTGACCTTTATTACTGAAGGAGAATCTTTGATGAAAGATGTTCCTTCAAATAATGATAAATGTCCATTTTGTGATAGTGCTATCACTCCAAAAAGCAGGAAATCTTACATTGAAGCATCTCGTTCAGAATTAGCAAGAATCATTTCCCAATTACAAGGGTTGAACGAAAGTGAGTCTGACATTACTTCAGAGCTGAATGAAGTTCGCGGCAAATTAGAAAAACTTAAAAATAGCCGTTCTGAAATTGAACTGTTAATTGAAGCAGAATTAACTCCTCATGCAAATGAACTTAAAGCTGCAATAGCAAAATATCGCACTTATATACAATTGCAAAATAAAATTGAAATTTTACATACAGTTTCTCAAGACTTGCAAGCTACTCTTATAGAAGAGCTTGAAACACCAAAAGAAAAAATAGTCTTTAGACCGAAAGACCACTTTCCTAAAGACTTCAATACCAAGATTAATGACTATGCGTATAACATTTTGGAGGAATGCCAGTATCAAGGTCTTAATACTGTACATTTCAATTTAGGGAGATTTGATTTAGAAGTTAATGGAGAACGTAAATCAGAAAGCCATGGTAAGGGATACCGTGCTTTCATAAATACCGTCCTTGGTTTGGTATTCAGACACTATTATATTAATAATGCTATATATAACCCTGGATTATTCATAGTAGACTCTCCACTTCTTGGCTTGGATCAAGGAATAGATGATCAAAATCCAGAAAGCATGAAAAAAGGATTGCTCCAATATTTCATTAAGCATCAATCGGAAGGTCAAACCATTATTGTAGAAAATTCAAAAGATCTCCCTGATATAGATTATGAAGCAGCCGGAGCTAAAGTCATCGAGTTTACTCATAATAATTATGTAAGCAAGTATAAAGAAAGTCGATACGGTTTTCTTATTGGAATTGTTGGTAAAGAAAATGCTTAA
- a CDS encoding sigma-70 family RNA polymerase sigma factor — translation MLRNYKTSKKNRTNYIYYSADGEAIKIVPNENGVTDAIIATLHSFDDEEYNAGRREKYHVPVHMDAYCDENEDDAADRNPYLVDKDSDPLENIIQFIEETEHKEKIDKLRTAIETLQPQQKELIKKVFFEKRTNVSIAAEEGVSETAIRNRLKKIHDNLCKKI, via the coding sequence ATGTTAAGAAATTACAAAACAAGTAAAAAGAACAGAACTAATTACATTTATTACTCAGCTGATGGAGAGGCAATAAAAATCGTACCAAATGAGAATGGAGTTACAGATGCTATTATTGCTACTCTACATAGCTTTGACGATGAAGAATACAATGCTGGTAGACGTGAGAAGTACCATGTGCCAGTACATATGGATGCTTATTGTGATGAAAATGAAGATGATGCAGCAGACCGTAATCCATATTTAGTTGATAAGGATTCTGACCCATTGGAAAATATTATTCAATTTATTGAAGAAACAGAGCATAAAGAAAAGATAGACAAGTTGAGAACAGCAATTGAAACACTGCAACCTCAGCAGAAGGAACTTATAAAGAAAGTCTTCTTTGAAAAACGCACTAATGTGAGCATTGCAGCTGAAGAAGGTGTTAGTGAAACAGCTATTAGAAACCGTTTAAAAAAGATTCATGATAACCTTTGCAAAAAAATCTAA
- a CDS encoding ABC-three component system middle component 2, protein MSKVFNSTLEISLRILLILYADGNNGKNLDSIVTADFITIYAKDFGVSNTNLHGNNEFSFAEYATRRSQVQDAIKYLVIDRLISVCYQDDGFHYTISELGKQLCSSMTTEYSKTYLMTAYKTIDFMRNSDERKLITLISKEAAKAIKRR, encoded by the coding sequence ATGAGTAAAGTATTTAATTCTACTTTAGAAATCTCTCTGCGCATACTATTAATCTTATATGCTGATGGAAATAATGGAAAAAATCTGGATTCGATTGTTACTGCTGACTTTATTACCATATATGCCAAAGACTTTGGTGTTTCCAACACTAATCTTCACGGCAATAATGAATTTAGCTTTGCAGAATATGCTACTCGTAGAAGTCAGGTACAAGATGCCATTAAATATTTAGTAATAGATAGACTAATATCTGTTTGTTACCAAGACGATGGTTTTCATTACACAATCTCTGAGCTCGGTAAACAATTATGTTCATCTATGACTACTGAATATTCGAAGACATATCTAATGACTGCTTATAAAACAATTGATTTTATGAGAAATAGTGATGAGCGAAAACTCATCACTCTAATAAGTAAAGAAGCCGCTAAGGCAATTAAAAGGAGGTAA
- a CDS encoding helix-turn-helix domain-containing protein: MCISYNKPWVMLIDKNMNKQDLKNASGISSVSIAKLGKDDNITTDILLRICKALNCDISNIIEIA, translated from the coding sequence ATGTGTATTAGTTATAACAAACCATGGGTAATGTTGATAGATAAAAATATGAATAAACAAGATTTAAAAAATGCAAGTGGAATAAGTTCTGTTTCAATTGCAAAGTTAGGTAAAGATGATAATATCACTACAGACATACTACTTCGAATTTGCAAAGCACTTAATTGTGATATCTCAAATATTATTGAAATTGCTTGA
- a CDS encoding DUF2815 family protein, which produces MANQNKTKVITGVNSRLSYFHGWEPVSINGGAEKYSVSVLIPKTDTETINAINAAVDSAIEEGIAKFGGKKPNKAAIKTPLRDGDVERDDEAYKGHYFINANSITAPQIVDKAVRPILDRNEVYSGCYARVSLNFYAFNSNGNKGVACGLGNIQKIKDGESLGGRTNAADDFTTVEDDDFLS; this is translated from the coding sequence ATGGCGAATCAAAACAAAACTAAAGTTATCACAGGGGTAAACTCTCGTTTAAGCTACTTCCATGGCTGGGAGCCAGTTTCAATAAATGGAGGTGCTGAAAAATATAGTGTATCAGTGCTTATTCCTAAGACAGATACAGAAACTATCAATGCTATTAATGCAGCAGTAGATTCAGCAATTGAAGAAGGAATTGCAAAATTTGGTGGGAAGAAACCCAATAAAGCGGCTATAAAAACACCTCTAAGAGATGGAGATGTAGAGCGTGATGATGAGGCATATAAAGGGCATTATTTTATAAATGCTAATAGTATAACAGCACCTCAGATTGTAGATAAGGCAGTAAGACCTATCCTTGACCGTAATGAAGTTTATAGTGGTTGCTATGCAAGAGTGTCTTTAAATTTCTATGCTTTTAACAGTAATGGCAATAAGGGAGTTGCTTGTGGACTTGGCAACATTCAAAAAATAAAAGATGGTGAGTCTTTAGGTGGTAGAACAAATGCAGCTGATGATTTCACAACTGTGGAAGATGATGATTTTTTATCATAA
- a CDS encoding ABC-three component system protein: MLFSEFAYIMYKHCGGTFHMYEYFLLLIDTIMEDAKTPEDLKKVDTNSYNPFARLKPDTLDRLFHGTNPINQKKMRTVKSLINKQKFNDYVNKSRFDAQIGIAKEIKKRIPSFDDDDIGDSCAELFIQIIDDIIDGHETSSPVITATPPVNPKIKEVPATTVYFDDSDGKLHIGNTTISLPKELQPPSDIAPEEDIYVRKLLIAYADAMKSGLLTKENLESLPIKYQRNFKEQRINYYSAERINRFVRESIVNGEEQFIKWKSDTYDYISDTLWDDYDDGYRRLISVLKKVIDSSTTSIVDNFKNLIGPKEKKGVCHLLADDGTINWVIENE, translated from the coding sequence ATGCTTTTCAGCGAATTTGCATATATTATGTATAAGCACTGTGGAGGTACATTTCATATGTATGAGTATTTTCTGTTACTTATTGATACAATTATGGAAGATGCAAAAACTCCAGAAGACTTGAAAAAGGTTGATACTAATTCATATAACCCATTTGCAAGACTGAAGCCAGACACACTGGACAGGCTGTTTCACGGGACTAATCCTATTAACCAAAAGAAAATGCGTACCGTAAAATCCCTTATTAACAAACAAAAATTTAATGATTATGTCAATAAAAGTAGATTTGATGCTCAGATAGGTATTGCTAAAGAAATAAAGAAACGTATCCCTAGTTTTGATGACGATGATATTGGAGATTCTTGTGCGGAATTGTTTATTCAGATTATTGATGACATAATTGATGGTCACGAAACATCCAGTCCTGTTATTACTGCTACTCCACCAGTAAATCCAAAAATAAAAGAGGTACCTGCTACTACAGTTTATTTTGACGATTCTGATGGTAAGTTACATATAGGAAATACTACTATTTCTCTTCCTAAAGAATTGCAGCCACCAAGTGACATTGCACCAGAAGAGGATATTTATGTAAGAAAACTTCTTATAGCCTATGCTGATGCAATGAAATCCGGATTGCTTACAAAAGAAAATCTTGAAAGCTTGCCAATTAAGTATCAGCGAAATTTCAAGGAACAACGCATTAACTATTATAGTGCTGAACGAATCAACAGATTTGTCAGAGAGTCTATTGTCAATGGTGAAGAACAATTCATCAAATGGAAATCTGATACATATGATTACATCAGTGATACTCTATGGGATGATTATGATGACGGATACCGCAGACTAATATCTGTATTGAAAAAAGTAATCGACAGTTCCACTACTTCTATAGTAGACAACTTTAAAAACCTCATAGGACCAAAAGAAAAGAAAGGTGTTTGTCATCTGTTAGCAGATGATGGAACAATCAATTGGGTAATTGAAAATGAGTAA
- a CDS encoding DUF2800 domain-containing protein: MGNHAVLSASGSHRWLNCLPSARLELEFENKETTAAAEGSAAHALCEHKLRKALRMRSKRPASSYDSDEMEEHSDSYVDFVMEQLEIVKQSCKDPLILIEQKLDFSCYVPQGFGTGDCIIVSENLHIIDFKYGMGVLVDAVDNPQMKLYALGALEIYDSLYDIKEVSMTIFQPRRENISTWTIPIQELKDWAENELKPKAQMAINGEGEYLTGEWCTFCRASVKCRARAEAKLELARSEFKLPPLLTDIEIEEILHKIPDITKWANEIMAYATDSAINHGKEWSGFKVVEGRSNRKYKDEDAVADAAKANGYKDIYHQSLITITEMQKLMGKKQFEKILGNLIYKPAGKPTLVSISDKRAAVNISNAKSEFNEIKEE, from the coding sequence ATGGGTAATCATGCAGTACTTTCAGCATCGGGTTCTCATAGGTGGCTTAATTGCTTACCGTCTGCAAGATTGGAACTTGAATTTGAAAATAAAGAAACCACAGCTGCTGCTGAAGGTAGTGCTGCTCATGCTCTTTGTGAGCATAAACTCCGCAAAGCACTTAGGATGAGGAGTAAAAGACCTGCATCAAGTTATGACTCTGATGAAATGGAAGAACATAGTGATTCCTATGTAGATTTTGTAATGGAGCAATTAGAAATAGTGAAGCAAAGTTGTAAAGATCCATTGATACTTATTGAACAGAAACTAGATTTTTCTTGCTATGTACCACAAGGCTTTGGGACAGGAGATTGCATTATAGTTTCAGAAAATCTACACATCATAGATTTTAAATATGGTATGGGAGTTTTAGTAGATGCAGTAGATAATCCACAAATGAAACTATATGCACTTGGTGCCTTGGAAATCTACGATAGCCTTTATGACATTAAGGAAGTATCAATGACCATATTTCAACCTCGTAGGGAGAATATCAGTACATGGACAATTCCAATACAAGAACTGAAAGATTGGGCAGAAAATGAATTAAAGCCAAAGGCTCAAATGGCAATTAACGGCGAGGGAGAGTATCTCACTGGTGAATGGTGTACCTTTTGTAGAGCATCAGTTAAATGCCGGGCAAGAGCAGAGGCAAAATTGGAACTTGCAAGGTCTGAATTTAAATTACCACCTCTTTTAACGGATATAGAGATAGAAGAAATTCTTCATAAGATACCAGATATCACTAAGTGGGCAAATGAAATCATGGCTTATGCTACTGATTCTGCAATTAATCACGGTAAAGAGTGGAGTGGTTTTAAGGTAGTAGAAGGTCGTTCTAATCGTAAGTATAAGGATGAAGATGCCGTGGCAGATGCAGCTAAGGCAAATGGTTATAAAGACATTTACCATCAGAGCCTTATTACAATTACTGAAATGCAGAAACTGATGGGCAAGAAACAATTTGAAAAGATTCTAGGAAATCTCATATATAAACCAGCAGGAAAGCCGACACTGGTTTCAATTTCGGATAAAAGAGCGGCTGTGAATATATCAAATGCAAAAAGTGAATTTAATGAAATTAAGGAGGAATAA